ACGAGCGCGGCGACCGGGCCGCGGGACCGCCGCGCCGGGCGGCGGGCGGCGTCGGCGGGCCTCGACGCGACCGGGGCGCGGTCGATCAGGGTCGGCGGGTGCGCGGGCGGGACGGTGGCACGGCCGGCCGGCCAGGTTGACCGGGTCGGACGCCCGGCAGACGGCGCCGCGGCGCCCGACCCGGCCGGTGACGTCGGAGCGAGCGGCGCCCCTGCCGGCGATGTCGGCGCAATCAGGTGCCCGGTCGGTGCGAGCGGCGGCCCGGCCGGCGACGTGGGCGCGAGCGGATGCGCCGGTGACGTGGGCGCCAGCGGATGCGCCGGTGACGTCGGCGGGAGCGGCGGCCCGGCCGTTGCGGTGGGCAGGATCGCTGCGGGCAGGTCGACCGGCTGGGCGGCGGCGAGCCGAGTGGCGAGTTGCGCCGCCGTCGGCCGTCGGGCCGGATCGGCGCGCAGGGCGGCGAGGGTCATCTCGGCGACGTCGAAGGGCAGACCGGGGACCCGCAGAGGGGGTACGGGAGTGCGCCGCTGGTGCACCTCCAGCGCGTCCTCCCACGTCTGCACCGGCAGCGGCCCGTGGCCGGTGAGGGTGCGGTAGAGGAGCGCGCCGAGGGCGTAGACGTCGCTGGCCGGGTCGGGCGGGCCGGGGGCGAGACGCTCCGGCGCGAAGTACGCCGGGGTGCCCATCAGCAGCTCGCCGGTCTGCCCGGCGACCGGGTGGTGCGGGCCGGCGAGCGCGGCGATGCCGAAGTCGAGCACCTTGGCGCCCGACTCGGTGATCATGACGTTGCCGGGCTTGACGTCGCGGTGCACGACCCCGATGCGGTGCGCGGCGGCGAGTGCGGCGGCGACCTGGGCGGCGACCCGGACGGCCTCGGGCCAGGCGAGCGGGCCGTCGGCGAGCCGGTCGGCGAGGCTGTGCCCCTCGACGAGCTCCATCACCAGGTACGGCACGACGGTGCCGCTGTCGAGCGTCGCCTCGCGGTAGTCGTACACCCGGGTGATGTGGGGGTGGGTCAGCCGGGCCGCCGCGCGGGCCTCGCGCTGGATGGTGGCCCGCAGGTGCGGGTCGACGGCGAACTCCCCCGCCAGGGCTTTGACCGCGACGGGGCGACCGAGCACCTCGTCGTCGGCGCGCCACACCTCGGACATTCCGCCAAGCCCGATGCGCTCCCGCAGGACGTACCGGTCGTGCAGGCGGAGGGTGGGCGTGAGCGGCGACATGGGCGTCCAGTGTGCCTGGCCCGTGCCGCCGCCCACCAGTCACGACGTCGGATTGCGCACGGCCTGAGGGGCACCGTGCCCGAATGGGCGGTTCCCCGACGGTCAGGAGCAGCGGGGCGTGGCGGGCACCGGCCGGGGTTGGATCCGGTCGGCGAGGCGGCGCAGCGCGCCGGCCGCCGCCAGTCGGGTGGGGGCGAGCCGGGCCGGTCGGGGACGCTCGACCTGGACCGGCGCTTGCGGCCGGGCCGAGTTGACGTGCCGGTCGACCGCGTCGAGGGCGAAGATGAGCCCGCTGGACTGTTCCATGGTCAACTCCTTGGGACAGGTCCGGTGGAGGTCCGGACGACGAGTTCGGTGGGCAGGAGCAGCTGGCCCGCGGTGGGATCGGCGGGCGGGTCGAGCAGCAGTTCGCCGGCGAGGCGACCCTTCTCCTCGGCCGGTTGGCGCACGGTGGTGAGGCCGGCCGTGGCGGCCTCGGCGATGTCGTCGAACCCGGTCACCGACACGGGCGGGCCGCCCGCCGCGCGCAGCGCGTCGAGGACCCCCAACGCGAGCACGTCGGAGCAGGCCAGCACGGCGGTCGGCGGGTCGGGCAGGCCGCGGAGGCCGGCGACCGCCTGGGCGGCGGCGTCCCGGTCGTTGCCGGCGGCGGTGAGCACGGTGAGCGCCGACCAGGGCACCCCGACCGCGGCGAACGCGTCGGCGAACCCGGCCAACCGGCCACGGGTGGTCGGGCTCGGCACCTCGTCCGGTGTGGACAGTCGCAGCGGCCCGGGTGGTGCGCCCGGCAGCACGCCGTCGCCGAGCAGGGCCACCCGCCGGTGACCGAGGCCCGCGACGTGCGCGGCGACGCTGCGCGCCGCGGCGCGCTCGTCGATGCCGACGTAGCGGTGCAGCGGGCCGGCATCGGCGCGGTGGGCGGTGGTGACGTAGGGCAGTCCCCGGTCGCGGATGGCGTCGAGCACCCAGGTCTCGTCGCCGACGCAGTAGATGCAGAAGCTGTCGACGGCGGCGTTCTCCACCGCCCGCCGGGCCTCCGCCGGGTCGGTCGAGAGCGGCACGAGCAGCAGGCTGGAGCCGTGCCGCTCGGCCGCCGCGCTGACACCGGTCAGGAAGCGGATCGCGAACGGGTCGGTGAAGGCGTACGACAGCTGCGAGGTGAAGAGCACCCCGATCGCGCCGACGAACCCGCGGCGCAGCGAACGGGCGGTCGGGTTCGGACCCGGGTAGCCGATCGCCTTGGCCGTTTGGAGGATCCGCTGGCGCAGCGCCGCCGAGAGCTGGTCGGGGCGGGCGTACGCGTTGGACACCGTGCTGCGGGAGACCCCGACGGCGTCGGCCACGGCCTGGAGGGTGGGCTTCACCGGTCCTCCGTTCTGCATCGATTCAGATTCTGGATCGATGCAGAGACTAGCGAACACGTCGATGCCGGTCAACAGGAAACGGCGGCAGGGGCGGTCAGCAGCCCGTCAGCTCGTCCCGGAAGCGTTCGAGCAGCTCCGGCGTACGCTCCGGCGGCTCCGCCTCGACGCACAGCCGCTCCATCGCCAGCGCGTAGTAGTCCAGATCGTCGCGCTTGTCGAGATAGAGCGCACTGGTCAGCTGTTCGATGTAGACGATGTCGGGCAGGTCCTGGTCGCCGAAGCGCAGGATCGTGAAGGCGCCGCCGGCGGCGGCGTGACCGCCGGCGGCGAACGGGATCACCTGGAGGCGGATGTTCGGCGACCGGGTCGCCTCGATCAGCGCGGTGAGCTGTCCGC
This genomic stretch from Micromonospora krabiensis harbors:
- a CDS encoding LacI family DNA-binding transcriptional regulator, yielding MQNGGPVKPTLQAVADAVGVSRSTVSNAYARPDQLSAALRQRILQTAKAIGYPGPNPTARSLRRGFVGAIGVLFTSQLSYAFTDPFAIRFLTGVSAAAERHGSSLLLVPLSTDPAEARRAVENAAVDSFCIYCVGDETWVLDAIRDRGLPYVTTAHRADAGPLHRYVGIDERAAARSVAAHVAGLGHRRVALLGDGVLPGAPPGPLRLSTPDEVPSPTTRGRLAGFADAFAAVGVPWSALTVLTAAGNDRDAAAQAVAGLRGLPDPPTAVLACSDVLALGVLDALRAAGGPPVSVTGFDDIAEAATAGLTTVRQPAEEKGRLAGELLLDPPADPTAGQLLLPTELVVRTSTGPVPRS
- a CDS encoding serine/threonine-protein kinase gives rise to the protein MSPLTPTLRLHDRYVLRERIGLGGMSEVWRADDEVLGRPVAVKALAGEFAVDPHLRATIQREARAAARLTHPHITRVYDYREATLDSGTVVPYLVMELVEGHSLADRLADGPLAWPEAVRVAAQVAAALAAAHRIGVVHRDVKPGNVMITESGAKVLDFGIAALAGPHHPVAGQTGELLMGTPAYFAPERLAPGPPDPASDVYALGALLYRTLTGHGPLPVQTWEDALEVHQRRTPVPPLRVPGLPFDVAEMTLAALRADPARRPTAAQLATRLAAAQPVDLPAAILPTATAGPPLPPTSPAHPLAPTSPAHPLAPTSPAGPPLAPTGHLIAPTSPAGAPLAPTSPAGSGAAAPSAGRPTRSTWPAGRATVPPAHPPTLIDRAPVASRPADAARRPARRSRGPVAALVAVGLVLLLGLGTLVVLGDRDPVNPPAAAPDSSATEAPPSPETPDTAPPSRPEPSPSTPGPATVSLRQLGAEFAAILAQAQLRGEVDRRTAEDLREELADLGRGKPKDREKRIEDLRERISRAVERDGLSARTAAQLDTLLTHLDSLTTRDG